The Nymphaea colorata isolate Beijing-Zhang1983 chromosome 5, ASM883128v2, whole genome shotgun sequence DNA segment CTTCGGTACGGACACCTCTGATATGTTCGGAAATGATAAATATGGGGCAGGCAATCAAGATGAGAGAGTTTTAAGAGAGGAGGACCAAATGGTGAATGTTGGTTCAGAGGAggcggaggagaagaagaataagaagaagaaggagaagaagaaggagaaggtcAAGGAGGAGAATAGTGATGAGGTTGCTTCTCAGAGTGGGATCTCTACTGAAGGACTTGGTCATTTGCAAGGTAGCGACGAAGGGTTCCCGGAAAGGAGGAATCATGATGAgggaaaaagaagggagaagaagcGGAAGAAGTTGGTGGAAGAGAAGCTTTTGGAGGAGAAGGCAGATGcgaagaaaaagaaggtgaaAGTAGCTGATGAAGACATTGCAGGAGATCATGGCGTGTCTCTTCATAGTCACGATCAATCAGGAAATGATGAGGACAGTAATGGAAATTGCCACCAAAAGGAAGATAATGCCAAGAACCAGGACAGGGAAAAGCAGGCAGCTACtgagggggaagaagaagatccttggaaaggaaataaagagaaaCCGAAGAAGCAGAGACGGAATAAATTTCATGACCAGGGCGTGGACGAACATGAGATGTGCAGCCAGGGGACTTGTGCATTGAAAAATGACCAAAAAAGTTGCGGACAAACCGGAGTTAGTGAAAATGCTGACGCAGAGATAGTATCTGATGGTACAGGCGCCACATCAAGGAAGACCAAgaacaagaagggaaaaaggagTAAGGAGGCGTGGGCCGATGAACATCAttttggggagaagaagaaggaaaaggcaaagaacaagaagaattCGAGGGAGCTTAAGGGTATTAAAGATTCTTCAAAATCAGGTAAAAGGTCGAAGCATGTGTCTTTTGCCGACAGTGTAGAGGTTTTCACATTTGTCGGGGATCATCCTCCTGATGAGAAATCTGACGAGCTTCAGGGAGGTCTAATACAGGGAAAGAGGTTCactaagaaagaagatgaaatggttATGGAAGCCATAGACATGTACATAAAGGTATGTACTCCTGGTGGTCCCATGCTTTCCCTACTTATCCTATTTTATTCTATATAGAGATGGTTGTTTCTTTTCGGTAGTTTAGACATAAATTGTTCCTAAGTGCTTGTACCTGTCAGTCATTCACTGTTTTTTCACTTGTTTAGAAGGAGAGAACGActaaaaaagaccaaaattaagCTCTTCTGCATCAACCTAGAACTTGACTAGCTATTCTTAAGGCATGCTAAGATATTGCTTATTAGCTGACAgttttttttgacatttaaaGTTACTTACATAGTTGGAGATGCTGAAAAAGGTATAGTTGTCTGTATACGGTAATTTTATTGGCCTATTTTCTTGGTGACACAATTTGTTGCTATGGGgtctttgacattttttttttgtttgtaaaatCTAAGAAAACTGGTGCTTGTGGGAAAAGAGGTATGATGTAGTAAAAAAGATAGGAGTAAGCAGAACTGCTGCAAAGAAAAGGCATGAGTTTGTGTGcagtctgaaaaaaaaaaagttaagaaaaaataaaagagttgCTTGTATGTTCTTGTTTGCATATGCTTTGAGAACCTGTTTTATCTCATGTGgcatttcttccttttctttttctctcctcttcctaTTTCTTGGTTAACTGGGAAATGATCTACCACATTCTTGTGTTTCTGAAACTTCATGTTCTGTTGGCAACTAAAT contains these protein-coding regions:
- the LOC116254209 gene encoding RNA polymerase I termination factor — its product is MKSTSSDLLPNGEESLMDEEKNKKKRRKSFGTDTSDMFGNDKYGAGNQDERVLREEDQMVNVGSEEAEEKKNKKKKEKKKEKVKEENSDEVASQSGISTEGLGHLQGSDEGFPERRNHDEGKRREKKRKKLVEEKLLEEKADAKKKKVKVADEDIAGDHGVSLHSHDQSGNDEDSNGNCHQKEDNAKNQDREKQAATEGEEEDPWKGNKEKPKKQRRNKFHDQGVDEHEMCSQGTCALKNDQKSCGQTGVSENADAEIVSDGTGATSRKTKNKKGKRSKEAWADEHHFGEKKKEKAKNKKNSRELKGIKDSSKSGKRSKHVSFADSVEVFTFVGDHPPDEKSDELQGGLIQGKRFTKKEDEMVMEAIDMYIKAHGLGESGWEKVMNCKKHPEVRHCWKEIGATMPWRPYRSIYIRAHVLYESRRSELRKWTDEERETVLRYVKFHGKKWRQISDMLGKHRFHVKDLWRRTKSANYRKGRWSQEEYQQLFDMVNFDLQTRASEEKDTKHGMLRDNIAWEAISDKLATRSQVYCCIKWYNQLASPLVKTGLWANIDDHLLLGRLLEMDACNVDDVDWDNLLDNRSGELCRKRWEQMTRHIGDNRTKSFEEQVHLLVSRYCPNLLE